A stretch of Bradyrhizobium sp. AZCC 2262 DNA encodes these proteins:
- a CDS encoding ABC transporter permease has protein sequence MLAFTLRRAIQAIGVMIAVGVIAFSMFRFAGDPVNQIVSLDTPAAEREAVRKSLGLDDPVPVQFARYFANAAQFKFGVSYQFRQPVSNLLMERMPATLELAACATVFAMVFGILMGVYSALRRDTLLTKFFQAVSLIGISLPTFLIGILLIYLFSVTLGWLPSFGRGDVVRIGWWTTGLLTFSGLKALIMPSITLGLFQMTLIMRLVRAEMLEVLRTDYIRFARARGLTTRAIHFGHALKNTLVPVITVAGLQFGSVIAFAIITETVFQWPGMGLLFVQAVQNVDIPIMAAYLLMVSLIFVTINLVVDILYTVVDPRLRSTISRPA, from the coding sequence ATGCTCGCTTTCACTCTTCGCCGCGCTATCCAGGCCATCGGCGTCATGATCGCCGTCGGCGTCATCGCGTTCTCGATGTTCCGCTTCGCCGGCGACCCGGTCAACCAGATCGTCTCATTGGATACGCCGGCCGCCGAGCGCGAGGCGGTGCGCAAGTCGCTCGGTCTCGACGATCCCGTGCCGGTGCAGTTCGCCCGCTACTTCGCCAATGCCGCGCAATTCAAGTTCGGGGTGTCCTATCAATTCCGCCAGCCGGTCTCGAACCTGTTGATGGAGCGGATGCCGGCGACGCTGGAGCTTGCCGCCTGCGCCACCGTTTTCGCCATGGTGTTCGGCATCCTGATGGGGGTCTATTCGGCGTTGCGGCGTGATACCCTTCTTACAAAATTCTTTCAGGCGGTGTCGCTGATCGGAATCTCGCTGCCGACGTTCTTGATCGGCATTCTCCTGATCTACCTGTTCTCGGTGACGCTGGGCTGGCTGCCCTCGTTCGGCCGCGGCGACGTGGTACGGATCGGCTGGTGGACCACCGGGCTGCTGACCTTTTCCGGACTGAAGGCGCTGATCATGCCGTCGATCACGCTGGGCCTGTTCCAGATGACGCTGATCATGCGGCTGGTACGCGCCGAAATGCTCGAGGTGCTCCGCACCGATTACATCCGCTTCGCCCGCGCCCGTGGCCTGACGACCCGGGCGATCCATTTCGGCCACGCGCTGAAGAACACGCTGGTTCCCGTCATCACAGTGGCAGGGCTGCAGTTTGGCTCGGTAATTGCTTTTGCCATCATCACCGAAACCGTCTTCCAGTGGCCGGGCATGGGACTGTTGTTCGTGCAGGCGGTGCAAAATGTCGATATCCCGATCATGGCGGCCTACCTGCTGATGGTTTCGCTGATCTTCGTCACCATCAACCTGGTGGTCGATATCCTCTACACCGTCGTCGATCCGCGCCTGCGCTCGACCATCAGCCGCCCGGCCTGA
- a CDS encoding ABC transporter permease, which yields MSDAVVPHRVEPSAPRTRAGTSWLKRALDSDVFYSFRRSRMTMVAAAVTLLFFLLALFASQLAVQNPFDPAQLQLMNSRISPLWTADGQSPFLLGTDEQGRDVFSAILYGLRISLVVGVLGVIFAGTLGITLGLIAGYVGGAVDGLIMRIADVQLTFPAILIALLVNGVAKSVFGNRLDAMSTLAVLVVAIGLSFWVQYARTVRGSVMVEKNKDYVAAAQLIGLPAPKIMLRHVLPNTMGPILVIATINLALAIITEATLSFLGAGMPDTMPSLGTLIRIGNNYLFAGEWWIVAFPGIALAGLILSINLLGDWLRDALNPKLR from the coding sequence ATGTCCGATGCCGTGGTACCTCACCGAGTAGAGCCGAGCGCGCCGCGGACGCGCGCCGGCACGAGCTGGCTGAAGCGCGCGCTCGACAGCGACGTTTTCTATTCGTTCCGCCGCTCGCGGATGACCATGGTGGCGGCGGCCGTCACCCTGCTGTTCTTTCTGCTGGCGCTCTTTGCTTCGCAGCTTGCGGTGCAGAACCCATTCGATCCGGCCCAACTGCAATTGATGAATTCGCGCATTTCGCCGCTATGGACCGCCGACGGCCAGAGCCCGTTCCTGCTCGGCACCGACGAACAGGGCCGCGACGTGTTTTCGGCCATTCTCTACGGTTTGCGGATTTCGCTCGTGGTCGGCGTGCTCGGCGTTATCTTTGCCGGCACGCTCGGCATCACGCTTGGCCTGATCGCAGGCTATGTCGGCGGCGCGGTCGACGGCTTGATCATGCGCATCGCCGACGTGCAGCTCACCTTCCCCGCGATCCTGATCGCGCTGCTCGTTAACGGCGTCGCCAAATCCGTGTTCGGCAACCGATTAGATGCAATGAGTACGCTGGCGGTGCTGGTGGTTGCAATCGGGCTGAGCTTCTGGGTGCAATATGCCCGCACCGTGCGCGGCTCGGTCATGGTCGAGAAGAACAAGGACTATGTTGCGGCCGCCCAGCTGATCGGCCTTCCCGCGCCCAAGATCATGCTGCGGCACGTGCTGCCCAATACGATGGGCCCGATCCTGGTGATCGCAACCATCAACCTCGCGCTCGCCATCATCACTGAGGCGACGCTCTCGTTTCTCGGCGCCGGCATGCCCGACACCATGCCCTCGCTCGGCACCCTTATCCGGATCGGTAACAACTATCTGTTCGCCGGCGAGTGGTGGATCGTGGCCTTCCCCGGCATTGCGCTGGCGGGGCTGATCCTCTCCATCAACCTGCTCGGCGACTGGCTGCGCGACGCGCTCAATCCAAAGCTCCGATGA
- a CDS encoding ABC transporter ATP-binding protein translates to MTVPVLSVRNLKVEFLTRRSTLRAINGVSFDIAKGEVLGVVGESGAGKSVTGLAVIGLIDPPGRIAGGEIYLSGTRIDHLPPEEIRRIRGKRIGMIFQDPLTSLNPLYRIGDQIVETIRTHLNLSETAARKRAIDLLAEVGIPAPEKRIDAYPHEFSGGMRQRVVIALAICAEPELIIADEPTTALDVSVQAQIISLIKRLGRDHGTAVMLVTHDMGVIAETSDRVAVMYSGRIAEIGPVQDVVQNPLHPYAKGLMGAIPTLAGEDKRLVQIPGSMPRLSAIPPGCSFNPRCAFAFDRCRVDRPEPLKHGSHAVACHLFDTAPNESAKETAA, encoded by the coding sequence ATGACCGTACCCGTCCTTTCCGTGCGTAACCTCAAGGTGGAATTCCTCACCCGCCGCAGCACGCTGCGCGCCATCAACGGCGTCTCCTTCGACATCGCCAAGGGCGAAGTGCTCGGCGTGGTCGGCGAGTCCGGCGCCGGCAAATCGGTCACGGGCCTCGCCGTCATCGGATTGATCGATCCGCCCGGCCGCATCGCCGGCGGCGAGATCTATCTGTCGGGAACGCGGATCGACCATCTGCCGCCGGAAGAAATCCGCCGCATCCGGGGAAAACGGATCGGGATGATCTTCCAGGATCCGCTGACCAGCCTCAATCCGCTCTACCGGATCGGCGACCAGATCGTGGAGACGATCCGGACCCACCTGAATCTTTCGGAGACCGCGGCGCGCAAGCGCGCCATCGACCTGCTGGCCGAAGTCGGCATCCCTGCGCCTGAGAAGCGCATCGACGCCTATCCGCACGAATTCTCCGGGGGCATGCGTCAGCGCGTCGTGATCGCGCTGGCGATCTGTGCCGAACCGGAACTGATCATCGCCGACGAGCCGACCACCGCGCTCGACGTCTCCGTACAGGCGCAGATCATTTCGCTGATCAAGCGCCTCGGGCGTGATCACGGCACGGCGGTGATGCTGGTCACCCACGACATGGGTGTGATCGCCGAGACCTCCGACCGCGTCGCCGTGATGTATTCTGGCCGGATCGCCGAGATCGGTCCGGTGCAGGACGTGGTGCAGAACCCGCTCCACCCCTATGCCAAGGGACTGATGGGGGCGATCCCGACGCTGGCCGGCGAAGACAAGCGGCTGGTGCAGATTCCCGGCTCAATGCCGCGGCTGTCGGCGATCCCGCCGGGCTGCTCGTTCAATCCGCGCTGCGCCTTTGCGTTCGACCGTTGCCGCGTCGATCGGCCGGAGCCGCTCAAGCATGGCTCGCATGCCGTGGCCTGTCATCTCTTCGATACCGCGCCAAATGAAAGCGCAAAGGAGACCGCGGCATGA
- a CDS encoding ABC transporter ATP-binding protein — MTASFVDVRNLRRVFDVSKPWLNRVLEGGHLEFLKAVDGVTFDIRKGETFALVGESGSGKTTVARMVVGLLPPSSGEVIIDGVSMTSARQAQARQRLRRRIQMIFQDPYASLNPRFRVDAIVSEPIRAFDLIQGERDIRTRVGELLSVVGLHPDDGLKYPHEFSGGQRQRIAIARALASEAEFIVCDEPTSALDVSVQAQILNLMRDLQDKFGLTYLFISHNLAVVRHMATRIGVMYLGRIVEIAEGRELFANPRMPYTRMLLGAVPDLAMSGRQRIPVKGEIPNPIDPPPGCAFNPRCPLAFDLCRKEAPVLIDGVACHAVNHPVETAAAV, encoded by the coding sequence ATGACGGCCTCCTTTGTCGATGTGCGAAATCTGCGCCGCGTGTTCGATGTCTCAAAACCGTGGCTCAACCGCGTGCTGGAAGGCGGGCATCTGGAATTTTTGAAGGCCGTCGACGGCGTGACCTTCGATATCAGGAAGGGCGAAACCTTCGCACTCGTCGGCGAGTCCGGCTCGGGCAAGACCACCGTGGCGCGAATGGTGGTGGGATTGCTGCCGCCGAGCTCGGGCGAAGTGATCATCGACGGCGTCTCGATGACGAGTGCGAGGCAGGCGCAGGCGCGGCAGCGGCTGCGCCGCCGCATCCAGATGATTTTTCAGGACCCCTATGCGAGCCTCAATCCGCGTTTCCGGGTCGACGCCATCGTCTCCGAGCCGATCCGCGCCTTCGACCTGATCCAGGGCGAGCGCGACATCCGCACGCGCGTCGGTGAATTGTTGAGCGTCGTCGGCCTGCATCCCGACGACGGTCTGAAATATCCGCACGAGTTTTCCGGCGGCCAGCGCCAGCGCATCGCAATCGCGCGAGCATTGGCGTCGGAGGCCGAATTCATCGTCTGCGACGAGCCGACCTCGGCGCTGGACGTTTCCGTGCAGGCGCAGATCCTCAACCTGATGCGTGACCTGCAGGACAAGTTCGGGCTGACCTATCTCTTCATCAGCCATAACCTCGCCGTGGTCCGCCACATGGCGACCCGGATCGGCGTGATGTATCTCGGCCGCATCGTCGAGATTGCGGAAGGGCGCGAATTATTCGCCAATCCGCGGATGCCCTACACCCGGATGCTGCTGGGCGCGGTTCCGGATCTCGCGATGTCCGGCCGCCAGCGCATCCCGGTCAAGGGCGAAATCCCCAACCCGATCGATCCGCCGCCCGGCTGCGCCTTCAACCCGCGCTGCCCGCTGGCGTTCGATCTCTGCCGCAAGGAAGCGCCCGTCCTGATCGATGGCGTCGCCTGCCATGCCGTCAACCATCCGGTTGAGACCGCAGCCGCGGTATGA